The sequence TCATCTATATAATCAAAGCCTTTTAGTTTAAGTACAATAAATTTTGAAGCTATCTTTTGACTTAGTATCTCAAGCTCTTCTCCATCAAGATATATTTTCTTATACTCTTTAAATTTGCTTAAATCATCTGTGTAAGGAAAGATTTTTACCTCTCCATTTAAGCCATGTGCTGAGACAATCTTTGCTATCTTAATAAGCTCCAAGATTTATTCCTTTATCTCTAAATTAATTCTTCTTGAGTCTTTAAGTGTAGCTCCGACAATAAGTCTGATTGCTTTAACAACCTTACCGCCTTTACCGATAACTCTACCTATATCATCTGGATTTACGTATAGATCAATGTTGATCTCATCTGATGCTTCGTTAACTGTAACTTTAACATCGTCTTTGTTTTCAACAATAGATTTTGCTAAAAATTCAACTAATTCTTTCATATTAACCCCCACATCCTAAGCTTCTACAGCTTCTGTTTCTTCTTTAGCTTCAGCTTTTTTAGCAGTTTTTGCTGTTATATCATATCCTTGAGATTTGAATAATCTTTGAACTGTTTCACTTGCTTTAGCTCCGTTTGCTATCCATTGTTCAGCCTTTTCTTGATCGAATTTTATTGTCTTTGGCTCAGTTAATGGGTTATAGTAACCAAGTTGTTCAA comes from Fenollaria sporofastidiosus and encodes:
- the rpsP gene encoding 30S ribosomal protein S16, with product MVVKIRLKRMGSKKNPFYRIVVADSRRARDGKFIEQLGYYNPLTEPKTIKFDQEKAEQWIANGAKASETVQRLFKSQGYDITAKTAKKAEAKEETEAVEA
- a CDS encoding KH domain-containing protein, which produces MKELVEFLAKSIVENKDDVKVTVNEASDEINIDLYVNPDDIGRVIGKGGKVVKAIRLIVGATLKDSRRINLEIKE